One genomic window of Wolbachia endosymbiont (group B) of Eucosma cana includes the following:
- a CDS encoding ankyrin repeat domain-containing protein, producing MGKSTGIVKSIINLSKPEPSDFEYESIIEHLSSKEHLLNELMNDMWYSGDLPSVRNYNEPSSLIDSKLGLSEQICVWFALDHDLTPSQKNLNKKLLSALKCLASNCGSFDNTEPLEEFLHDNKNNKDLKVILNLRRGESQSTVLHAIAGAKIGGFRRTGNQAIDLLLEAGADPNIQDNKGKTPLYLAAATGHYDNANSLLLKGANPNITSRKGKTPQQIATNKLCYNIEELFLTDKQKKLNKELYDLLVCDSDCTKNLKEFLSKHKRDLDLKVVLNIRQGMGESKVFSYVDRFAWDNEDLAQELRKIFLKAGALDYRININYSHQKKRQVSKLLVNLTSNQKEKLNEFSDKVFHAQNMAELEKIVNDAIKSGVRLNYSLSQDFFSGNEYTFTDYVMKKISELEKNPKVASNIICQLVSKGAVFGNTVDANTLTSEFKEHKTNLKKAYRDYISNSHKFIEIAKSATNSELKDARVDNSVFYLEYSKDSKIDIIKITDGARDLGLTDGDVKCGRNIVKIGNSEVEIKIEDGIRNYTDLTEGSDVILTFYTSLGNVDVRLYPDIQNKSKIIVEVSNREEILEKFKGREEELGNDCELGNYWVYDAIEQGYFERSGGLMRPEVISESNKQKGSWVERIDKDSRRGPDFRDR from the coding sequence ATGGGTAAGTCTACTGGGATAGTAAAATCTATCATCAATCTATCAAAACCAGAACCATCTGATTTTGAATATGAATCCATTATAGAACATTTATCATCTAAAGAGCATTTATTAAATGAACTGATGAATGATATGTGGTACTCAGGAGATTTACCATCAGTTAGAAACTATAATGAACCATCATCTTTGATAGATAGCAAACTTGGATTAAGTGAACAGATTTGTGTTTGGTTTGCTCTAGATCATGATCTTACACCAAGTCAAAAAAATTTAAACAAAAAGTTACTTAGTGCTCTAAAATGTTTAGCTTCTAACTGTGGTTCATTTGATAATACTGAGCCCCTTGAAGAATTCTTACATGATAATAAAAACAATAAAGATTTAAAAGTAATTCTTAACCTCAGAAGAGGAGAATCTCAATCAACAGTATTGCATGCAATTGCAGGAGCAAAGATTGGTGGATTTCGTCGCACAGGAAATCAGGCTATAGATTTACTCTTAGAAGCAGGCGCAGATCCTAACATACAAGATAATAAAGGAAAAACACCACTATACCTTGCTGCTGCCACAGGTCATTACGATAATGCAAACTCTCTTCTCTTGAAAGGAGCTAACCCTAATATAACAAGTAGAAAGGGCAAAACTCCACAACAAATAGCAACTAATAAACTCTGCTATAATATAGAAGAATTATTTTTAACTGATAAACAGAAAAAGTTGAATAAGGAATTGTATGACTTACTTGTGTGTGATTCAGACTGCACTAAAAATTTAAAGGAGTTTTTAAGTAAGCATAAAAGAGACTTAGACCTAAAAGTAGTGCTAAATATTCGGCAAGGAATGGGTGAATCAAAAGTGTTTTCGTATGTTGATCGTTTTGCTTGGGATAATGAAGATCTTGCTCAAGAGTTAAGAAAAATATTTCTAAAAGCAGGAGCATTAGATTATCGTATAAATATCAATTATTCTCACCAAAAGAAACGACAGGTCAGTAAATTACTCGTTAATTTAACCTCAAATCAAAAGGAAAAGTTAAATGAGTTTTCTGATAAGGTGTTTCATGCTCAAAATATGGCTGAACTTGAAAAGATTGTAAACGATGCTATAAAGTCTGGTGTACGATTAAACTATTCTCTTTCGCAAGATTTCTTTTCAGGTAATGAGTACACTTTTACCGATTATGTGATGAAAAAAATCAGTGAATTAGAAAAAAATCCTAAAGTTGCTAGTAATATAATATGTCAATTAGTATCAAAAGGGGCAGTGTTTGGTAATACAGTTGATGCTAACACACTGACATCAGAATTTAAAGAGCATAAAACTAACCTAAAAAAAGCTTATAGAGATTATATTAGCAATTCTCATAAGTTTATTGAAATCGCAAAAAGTGCAACCAATAGCGAGCTAAAAGATGCAAGAGTAGACAACTCCGTTTTTTACTTAGAATATTCTAAAGATAGTAAAATAGACATTATAAAGATAACAGATGGGGCAAGGGATTTAGGTCTAACAGATGGAGATGTAAAGTGTGGAAGAAATATAGTAAAGATCGGTAATAGTGAAGTAGAAATTAAAATTGAAGATGGCATAAGGAATTACACAGATCTTACAGAAGGCAGCGATGTAATATTAACTTTCTATACTAGTTTGGGAAATGTAGACGTTAGGCTGTATCCTGACATACAGAATAAAAGCAAAATTATAGTAGAAGTGAGTAATAGAGAAGAAATATTAGAAAAATTCAAAGGTCGCGAAGAAGAGTTAGGTAATGATTGCGAGCTTGGTAACTACTGGGTCTACGATGCTATTGAACAGGGATATTTTGAAAGATCTGGTGGATTAATGCGTCCTGAAGTTATAAGTGAATCCAATAAGCAGAAGGGTTCATGGGTAGAACGTATAGATAAGGATTCAAGAAGAGGTCCTGATTTTCGGGATAGGTAG
- a CDS encoding IS256 family transposase, translated as MSQRIADRTTGLVDYKELETNILSSIRESRPLMGKDGALTPFVKRLLEASLEGEIEHHLSTESEENNRRNGRNGKTLKTSAGSFELLTPRDREGSFEPQIVKKRQTTELETKVLNMFASGVGYRDIASYVEEIYDHKISAAEISGITDKLLPIINEWRSRPLQSVYPIVFMDGMFFKVKEDGRCVSKCMYNILGIDQNGRKEVLGFYLAESEGASFWLGVLNDLKERGIEDILIACVDGLKSFPAAINSVFPNVEVQLCVVHQIRNSLKYVSSKDVKVFMNDLKKIYRATSKEIAENYLLELEEKWGEKYPLVVKSWQNNWESLSGYFKYSGPVRRLIYTTNPIEGLHRQIRKFTKTKGAFSSINALYKLVYCAIRKVEEKWTMPVHDWALSISQLDIFFPSRLKIELN; from the coding sequence ATGAGTCAAAGAATAGCAGATAGAACTACTGGTTTGGTAGATTATAAAGAATTAGAAACAAATATCTTGTCATCTATACGAGAAAGTAGACCATTAATGGGAAAAGATGGTGCATTAACGCCATTTGTAAAAAGGCTACTTGAAGCAAGCTTGGAGGGTGAAATAGAACATCATTTATCTACTGAAAGCGAAGAAAACAATCGTAGAAACGGAAGGAATGGAAAAACTTTGAAAACAAGTGCAGGTTCATTTGAACTATTGACACCAAGAGACAGAGAGGGAAGTTTTGAACCACAGATAGTGAAAAAAAGGCAAACAACAGAACTTGAAACAAAGGTCTTGAACATGTTTGCAAGTGGTGTGGGATACAGAGATATAGCATCATATGTGGAAGAAATTTATGACCATAAAATATCTGCAGCAGAGATATCTGGAATTACAGATAAATTACTACCTATAATCAATGAATGGCGTAGCCGTCCACTGCAATCAGTGTATCCAATAGTATTTATGGATGGGATGTTTTTTAAGGTAAAAGAAGACGGTCGCTGTGTAAGTAAGTGCATGTATAACATATTAGGAATAGACCAAAATGGCAGAAAAGAAGTACTGGGTTTTTACTTAGCAGAAAGCGAGGGAGCTAGCTTCTGGTTAGGCGTATTAAATGACTTGAAAGAGAGAGGAATAGAAGACATTTTGATAGCTTGTGTCGATGGCCTAAAAAGCTTTCCTGCAGCTATAAATAGCGTATTTCCTAATGTGGAAGTACAGCTATGTGTAGTGCATCAAATACGGAACTCTCTGAAATACGTATCAAGCAAAGATGTAAAAGTTTTCATGAATGATTTGAAAAAAATATACCGCGCTACAAGTAAAGAAATTGCAGAAAATTATTTGCTTGAGCTGGAGGAAAAATGGGGCGAAAAGTATCCATTAGTTGTGAAATCTTGGCAGAACAATTGGGAAAGTTTATCTGGTTACTTCAAGTATTCAGGTCCTGTTAGAAGGCTAATTTATACCACTAATCCCATCGAGGGGCTACACAGGCAAATTAGGAAATTTACCAAGACCAAAGGCGCATTCAGCAGCATAAATGCCTTGTACAAGCTGGTATATTGTGCTATAAGAAAGGTGGAGGAGAAATGGACGATGCCTGTACATGATTGGGCATTATCTATATCTCAACTCGATATTTTTTTCCCTAGTAGGTTAAAGATTGAGTTGAATTAA
- a CDS encoding IS630 family transposase (programmed frameshift) — protein sequence MALRSKLLDEEVVKSAKEMLKKVRNNAYVSKKLNAVIAAKKYSITSVAKIYCISRKALTSWIKLLKFGREEKLFAPRSRRRKTKLNQAQLQQIEAWIEENPNITIKEMRIRIQEKFDLNISKSTVHRHMQKMKFSYITPRPVHNVQDKSKQEEFKKNLNEVIGKYPEKELFFFDESRFGTHSKVGHGWFKKGTRTRVKIKLGRHNFYLYSAVNPKNGESFSLFAPNVNTDCMNIFLEQMLQYLGTREAVLVMDCASWHKSKNLKVPKNIEIIYLPPYSPELNPVERLWLYIKQNILRNKIYSTIALLESTLCKFLTSLATSTIKQLCSVSYLTPQQ from the exons ATGGCACTCAGATCAAAATTATTGGATGAAGAAGTAGTAAAATCAGCAAAAGAGATGCTGAAGAAAGTAAGGAATAATGCATATGTTTCAAAAAAACTAAACGCTGTAATTGCAGCAAAAAAGTACAGTATAACGTCTGTAGCAAAAATATATTGCATTTCAAGAAAGGCACTAACTTCGTGGATAAAACTCTTGAAATTTGGCAGAGAAGAAAAACTGTTTGCTCCTCGATCACGCCGAAGAAAAACTAAATTAAATCAGGCTCAACTACAGCAAATTGAAGCATGGATAGAAGAAAACCCTAATATTACCATTAAAGAAATGAGAATAAGAATACAGGAAAAGTTCGACTTAAATATTAGCAAATCTACAGTACACCGCCATATGCAAAAGATGAAATTTTCATATATTACACCAAGACCAGTACACAACGTACAAGATAAAAGTAAACAAGAGGAATTC AAAAAAAATCTCAATGAAGTTATTGGAAAGTATCCTGAAAAAGAGCTATTTTTCTTTGATGAATCAAGGTTTGGCACACATTCGAAAGTTGGGCATGGATGGTTTAAAAAAGGTACTAGAACTCGGGTTAAAATAAAGTTAGGTAGGCATAATTTTTATCTCTACAGTGCAGTTAATCCTAAAAATGGAGAGAGTTTTAGCTTATTTGCACCAAATGTTAACACTGATTGCATGAATATATTTCTTGAGCAAATGTTGCAATATCTAGGGACAAGAGAAGCTGTTCTTGTTATGGACTGTGCTAGTTGGCATAAGTCAAAAAATTTAAAGGTACCTAAAAACATTGAGATTATATACCTACCTCCATATTCACCTGAACTTAATCCTGTTGAGAGGCTTTGGTTATATATAAAACAGAACATTTTGCGCAATAAAATATACAGTACTATTGCTTTGCTTGAGAGCACTTTATGCAAATTTCTTACCTCTCTTGCTACTTCTACAATTAAACAACTCTGCTCTGTTTCCTATTTGACTCCACAACAATGA
- a CDS encoding helix-turn-helix domain-containing protein, whose amino-acid sequence MEVYVFVSASNVSYGIGQKIEDCRLMRGHTQIGLAGQIGLTCQEVNSYENGYSSIPIEVLYLIARVLSVNVVDLLPKPITVREYEDEDEEILYLTKIYENRKLGKIVPSLIRFVHISEKINQEEARLEIAKNLVKEGVSVDIISQATGLSIYEYDNTEREICTDSIYYRVGQRIREWRLIRRYTQKDLADKVGLTLKEIHEYEKGYTAISFDKLYQIAEGLSVNIKVLLPKTRESKKLLSLMDEYGEQESLVKSLSEDMKSGKEKVKKAEKIKIAKDLAKAGVASDIIVRASGLTADECEN is encoded by the coding sequence ATGGAGGTATATGTGTTTGTTTCTGCAAGCAATGTTAGCTATGGAATAGGGCAAAAAATAGAAGATTGTAGGTTAATGCGAGGTCATACTCAAATAGGATTAGCAGGTCAAATAGGTTTAACATGCCAAGAAGTGAACAGCTATGAAAATGGGTATAGTTCTATTCCAATTGAAGTACTATATTTAATAGCAAGAGTACTGTCAGTTAATGTTGTAGATCTATTACCTAAACCAATAACAGTAAGAGAGTATGAAGATGAAGACGAAGAAATACTCTATCTAACAAAAATATACGAGAATCGAAAATTAGGTAAAATAGTACCTTCATTAATCAGGTTTGTTCATATCAGCGAAAAAATCAATCAAGAAGAGGCAAGGTTGGAAATAGCAAAAAATCTAGTGAAAGAAGGGGTTTCAGTTGACATAATTTCCCAAGCAACCGGCTTATCTATTTACGAGTATGATAATACAGAGAGAGAAATCTGCACTGATTCTATATATTACAGAGTAGGGCAAAGAATAAGAGAATGGAGATTGATAAGAAGGTATACTCAAAAAGATTTGGCGGATAAAGTTGGTTTAACACTCAAAGAAATACACGAGTATGAAAAAGGATACACTGCCATATCATTTGATAAATTATATCAAATAGCAGAAGGATTATCAGTGAATATTAAAGTTCTGCTACCTAAAACAAGAGAAAGCAAAAAGCTATTGAGTTTAATGGATGAGTACGGAGAACAAGAATCATTAGTCAAATCTCTATCTGAAGATATGAAAAGTGGCAAGGAAAAAGTTAAAAAAGCAGAGAAAATCAAGATTGCGAAAGATCTAGCAAAGGCAGGTGTTGCTAGTGATATTATTGTGCGAGCAAGTGGCCTAACTGCTGATGAGTGTGAAAATTGA
- a CDS encoding helix-turn-helix domain-containing protein, whose product MVVFVEKSLDCEVGEKVKSWRLERGYTQKDLAEKIGVKYWVILQYEKGNRRISIERLYAIAEALSISITDLIPVSKSCLEDEGEEILNLVREYKKINDQELRKMFCLLTNFVQISEKSSKKAEKIKIAKGLVKAGVSVDIVAKTIGLSADECVEEKVGSIYYQIGKKIKEWRLVREYTQKDLAEKMSTTRDEVSNYEQGRTAVPLDKLYEMAEALSINITDLLIEEDEGSKVENELQDLIKEYKEIESQELRNALIKSLFEGIRICEEKVREAERIKVAKNLVKGGISIDIILQAVGLPVDLVLDE is encoded by the coding sequence ATGGTTGTTTTCGTGGAAAAAAGTCTAGACTGTGAAGTAGGGGAAAAAGTGAAAAGTTGGAGGTTAGAGAGGGGGTATACTCAGAAAGATTTAGCTGAGAAAATTGGTGTAAAATACTGGGTGATATTGCAATATGAGAAAGGGAATCGTAGAATTTCAATTGAAAGGTTATATGCTATAGCTGAGGCACTATCAATCAGTATTACGGATCTTATTCCTGTATCAAAAAGCTGTCTTGAAGATGAGGGAGAAGAAATATTAAATCTAGTAAGAGAATATAAAAAGATTAATGATCAGGAGTTACGTAAGATGTTTTGTTTACTAACCAATTTTGTCCAAATTAGTGAAAAAAGTAGTAAAAAAGCAGAGAAAATAAAGATTGCAAAAGGTTTGGTTAAAGCAGGAGTTTCTGTTGATATTGTTGCAAAAACAATTGGTCTGTCTGCTGATGAATGTGTTGAAGAAAAAGTTGGTTCTATATACTACCAAATAGGCAAAAAGATAAAGGAATGGAGATTAGTGAGAGAATATACTCAAAAGGATTTAGCGGAGAAAATGAGTACAACACGTGACGAAGTAAGCAACTATGAACAAGGAAGGACTGCTGTTCCACTTGATAAATTATATGAAATGGCAGAAGCGTTATCGATTAATATTACAGATCTATTAATAGAAGAAGATGAAGGTAGTAAAGTGGAAAATGAGCTACAGGATTTGATTAAAGAATACAAAGAAATTGAAAGCCAAGAACTACGTAATGCATTAATAAAATCTTTGTTTGAGGGGATACGGATTTGTGAGGAGAAAGTGAGAGAGGCAGAAAGGATCAAAGTTGCAAAGAATTTAGTAAAAGGGGGAATTTCTATTGATATTATTTTGCAAGCGGTAGGTTTACCTGTTGATCTAGTTTTAGATGAGTAG